TGACACCGCGCGGACGGCGGGAAAGGATAGACGTCCTGTGGGCTCGGACCGAGCCCAGGAGGTCACCACGACGATGGCGTCCCGGCAGTTGCGCAGCGAGCTCTGGTTCGGCGGGAACGACCTGAACGGCTTCGTCCACCGCGCGTGGCTGAAGGCGGAAGGGTTCACCGACGACACCTTCCGGGGCCGGCCGGTGATCGGCATCGCCAACTCCTGGAGCGAGGCGACCAACTGCAACAGCCACCTGCGCACGGTCGCCGAGCACGTCAAGCGCGGGGTGTGGCGGGCCGGCGGCTTTCCCCTGGAGTTCCCCGTGATCTCGCTGAGCGAGCCGCTCATGAAGCCCACGACCATGCTCTTCCGGAACCTCATGGCCATGGACGTGGAGGAGTGCATCCGGGCGCTCCCCTTCGACGGCGTCGTCCTCCTCTCGGGCTGCGACAAGACGACTCCCGCCATGCTCATGGGTGCCGCCAGCGCCGACGTACCCGCCATCATGGTGACCGGGGGCCCCATGCTGCGGGGCATGTACGGCACCGAGGCCCTGGGGTCCGGCACCGACGTCTGGCGCTATTGGGACGAGTTCCGGGCGGGGCGCATCGGCGAGGAGGCGTGGTGCGAGATGGAGAACTGCATCTCGCGCTCGAGCGGGCATTGCATGGTCATGGGGACGGCCTCGACGATGGCCTCCATGGCCGAGGCGCTCGGCATGACCCTTCCCGGGAACGCGGCCATCCCCGCCGCCGACGCGCGGCGTCTGGCGCTGGCCGAGGCCAGCGGCAAGCGGATCGTCGAGCTGGTGGCCGAGGACCTCCGGCCCAGCCGGATCCTGACGCGTGCGGCCTTCGAGAACGCCATCCGGGTGGACATGGCCATCGGCGGCAGCACCAACGCGATCGTCCATCTGGCGGCGATCGCCGGGCGCGTCGGCGTGCCGCTCCCGCTCTCGCTCTTCGACAGGATGTCCCGCGAGACCCCGTTCATCGCGAACGTCCGGCCTTCGGGCACGTACCTGATGGAGGATTTCTTTTACGCCGGCGGGCTGCCGGCCGTCCTCCACGAGCTGGCCCCGCTGCTCCACGCCGATGCGGTGACGGTCACCGGCCGGGGGATCGTCGAGAACGTCCGGACGGCGTCGGTCCGAAACCGCGACGTCATCGTCCCGCTCGACCGGCCGCTCGGGAAGGAGGGCGGCACCGTCATCCTCTACGGCAACCTCTGCCCCGACGGCGCCGTGCTCAAGCAGACGGCGGCCTCCCCGCACCTCCTGCAGCATCGCGGGCGAGCGGTCGTGTTCGCATCGAAGCACGACCTGATGGCCCGGATCGAGGATCCCGCCCTCCCGGTCGACGAGGCCTCGGTGCTCGTCCAGAAGCTCGGCGGGCCGAAGGGCGCGCCGGGGATGCCCGAGTGGGGGCAGCTCCCGATCCCTTCGGGCCTCCTCCGTCGCGGCGTCAAGGACATGGTGCGGATCTCGGACGCGCGGATGAGCGGCACCTCCTACGGGACCTGCGTGCTCCACGTCTCTCCGGAGTCCGCGGTCGGCGGGCCGCTGGCGCTGGTCCAGGACGGGGACGAGATCGAGCTGGACGTCCCGAACCGTCGGCTCACGCTCCACGTTCCGGACGACGAGCTCGGGCGCCGCCGCGCCCGGTGGACGCCCCCACGCCCGGCCTTCACGCGAGGCTACGGGAAGCTCTACCTCGACCACGTGCTCCAGGCGCACGAGGGCGCCGATTTCGACTTCCTCCGCGGCGGACCCGGACAGGATCTGGAGCCATACCGGCCGACGAGCCATTGACCGGCGAAGAGGAGACCATCCCATGCCGACGCCCCCGCACGGCCGCGCGTACCGTCCGACCATCATGGGGACCCGCGGTTGCGTCGCGGCCGCCCATCCGCTGGCCGCCATGGCCGGCATCCAGCTCCTGCTCGACGGCGGGACCGCCGTGGACGCGGCGTGCGCGACCTCGCTGGCCCTCCACGTCGTGGAGCCGTACATGTCGGGACCCGGCGGCGTCGCGACGATCCTCCTCTCCCGGCGCGGGATGCGCGAGGCCCTCGTCTCGACGGGTCGGGCCCCGGCGGCGGCGGACGCCGCCGCGGTGACGGCGGCCGACCTCAAGGGCGGGCCCCGCTCGATCGCCGTGCCGGGGCTCCCGGCGGCGATCCTCGCCCTGCACGAGCGCTACGGCACGCTCCCGCGGGGCGCCGTGTTCGCCCCGGCCATCCGGCTCGCCGAGGACGGATTCCCGCTCACCGGGAAGAACTGCGCGTTCTTCCAGACGGGCCGGGAACAGCTCGCCTACTCGGCCGAGGCCGAGCGGACCTTCCTCCCCGGCGGGCGCCTGCCCCGCCCCGGGACCATCCTCGTGCAGAAGGAGCTCGGGGGAACCCTTCGCCAGCTGGCCGAGGGCGGCGCCGAGGCCTTCTATCGCGGCCCGCTGGCCCGGGCGATGGCGCGGGCGGTCGAGGAGCGGGGCGGCTGGCTCACCGAGGCCGACCTCGCGGGCTACGCGCCCATGTGGGGCACGCCGGTCGTCGCCGCGTTCCGGGGCCACGAGGTCCTGGTGCCGCCGCCGCCGACCAACGCGCTACAGCTCTTGCAGACGCTTCAGCTCCTCGAGGGCTTCGACCTCCGCGACTTCGGCCACAACTCGGTCGAGTATCTCCACCACTTCATCGAGGCGGTGAAGCTCGCCTCGGCCGACCGCGTGGCTCACGGCACGACCCGGGGGGTGCTCCCGATCGCGGGGCTCCTCTCGCCGCGGTACGCGGCCGAGCGCCGCCGGCTCATCGATCCCGCGCGGGCCGGGGTCAGCGGCGGCGAGCGGTTCAGCTCCGAGCGACTGCCGGGCGAGATCCTGCCCGGCCACCCGGCCGACTTCACGAAGGAGCACACCACGCACTTCGCGGTGGCCGATGCCGACGGCACCGTGGTGACCGTGACCCAGACCCTGGGGAGCGTCTTCGGGTCGGGCGTGATGGTGCCGGGGACCGGGATGCTCCTCAACGACTCGCTCTACTGGACGGATCTGGACCCGGCCAGCCCGGCGCTCCTGCGCGGCGGGGCGACGCTCGAGACCCGGATGTCGCCGACCCAGGTCTTCCGGGATGACACCTTCCGACTCTCGATCGGCACCCCCGGTTCGTTCGGCATCCTTCAGACCACGCCGCAGATGCTCCTCAACGTCGTGGAGTTCGGCATGACCATCCAGGAGGCGATCGAGGCGCCCCGCGTCCGCGTCTATCGCGACCGCCTGGTCGACGTCGAGGGACGCATCCCGCCGGAGACGCGGGAGGGCCTGGCCGGGCGCGGTCACCAGGTCAACGTCATCGAGGACTGGTCGTGGGTGGTGGGCGGTGGCCAGGGAATCGTGCGCGACCCGGAATCGGGCGCGCTCCAGGGCGGCGCCGACCCGCGACGGGACGGCTACGCCCTGGCGATCTGAGGGGCTCGAAAGGACGGCGTATGCCCCCGCATGGCCTCGCGCACCGGCCCGCCGTGGGCGGAACCCGCGGCGTGGTGACCTCCGCCCACGTCCTCGCCTCGATGGCGGGCCTGGAGATGCTGCTCCAGGGCGGCAACGCCGTGGATGCCGCAGTCGCGACGGCGGCCGCGCTGAACGTCGTCGAGCCGTACATGTCGAGCCTGGCCGGCTGCGGCGTGATGCTGATCTCCTCCGCTCGGGGCCGGGAGCGCGTGGCCCTCGACTACACGGGCCTCACGCCTCGGGCCGCCGATCCGACGCGTGTCCGGGCCGAGGAGCTGAAGGTGGGGCCGAAGGCGATCGTGACCCCGGGAAACCTGGGGGGCTGGCTGGCCGCCCTCGAGCGCTTCGGCTCGATGCCGCGGGCGCGCGTCTTGGCCCCGGCCATCCGGCTCGCCGAGGACGGCTTCCCGCTGAGCCTGAAGAACTGCGAGTTCTTCCAGAAAGGCGAGGCCCAGCTGGCGGGCTCCGCCGAGGGCCGGCGGCTGATTCTCGGCAACGGCGCGCCACGCCCGGGCGCGCGCTTCGTCCAGGCGGACCTGGGTCGCACCCTCCGTGACATCGCGGAGGGCGGGGCCGAGGTCCTCTACGCGGGTCCCCTCGGTCGGGCGATCGTCAAGGCCGTCCAGGACGCAGGCGGCTGGCTCAGCGAGGCGGACCTGGCCGCCTGCCGGCCGAGCTGGCAGCCGCCGATCGCGGGGCACTTCCGCGGCATGGAGCTCCTGATCCCGCCACCCCCCTGCTCGGGCTGGCAGCTCCTCGAGACGCTTCACGTCCTCGAAGGCGTCGACTTGAAGGCCCTCGGGCACAACTCGGGCCAGTACCTCCACCTCTTCGTGGAGGCGGTGAAGCTCGCCTCGGCGGATCGGGTGGCCTACGCCCACCCGCCGAAACCGGCCGACGTGCCGATCGCCGGACTCCTCTCGACGACCTACGCGGGCCGCCAGCGCGAGCGCCTCGACTGGGTGCACGCCGCCGTGAGTGGCGGAGAGCGGTGGACCCGTGAGCGGCTGCCTGACGAGATCCTGCCCGGTCACCCCGCCGACTTCCTGAAGGAGCAGACGACCCATTTCGCCGCGGCCGACCCCGATCTCACCGTCACCGTCACCCAGAGCCTGGGGAGTCCCTTCGGCTCCGGATTCGCGGCGCCCGGGACCGGGCTCTTCCTGAACAACTTCCTCTACTGGAGCGACCTCGACGCGGAGAGCCCGAACTACCTGCAGCCCGGTGAGCAGCTCGAGCTGATGATGACGCCGACCCAGGGCTTCCGGAACGGCCGGTGCATCCTCTCCATCGGAACGCCCGGCTCGTTCGGCATCCTCCAGACGACGCCCCAGATGATCCTGAACCACCTCGAGTTCGGCATGAACATCCAGGAGGCCATCGAGGCGCCCCGCGTCCGGGTCTACCGGGACCGCCTCCTGGACGTCGAATCGCGGATCCCCGAGGCCATGCGGGCCGCGCTGGCCGCCCGCGGTCACCAGGTGAACGTTCTCCACGAGCACGGCGGCTGGTCGTGGGTCGTCGGCGGCGCCCAGGGCTTGACCCGGGACCCCGAGTCCGGCGCGCTCATGGGCGGAGCCGATCCGCGGCGCGACGGCTACGCCGTGGCAATCTGAGCGCTGAGGAGCAAGCCATGACGATCGGCGACTATTCGACGACGCCCCCCGAGCCCATCGCCGACTGATGCCGGCCGAGCGCTTCGACCTCGTGGTCCTCGGGTGCGGCCCGGCCGGCGAGAAGGGCGCCGCCCAGGCGGCCTACTTCGGCAAGCGCGTGGCGGTGGTCGAGAGCCAGCCGTACCTGGGCGGGGCCGGCATCAACACCGGAACCATCCCTTCCAAGACGCTTCGGGAGACGGCCCTCTATTTCTCGGGCCTCCAGCAGCGCGGCCTTTACGGCGTCGACTACACCGTCAAGTCCGATCTCACCGTCCGGGACTTCATGTTCCGGGAGCGGGAGGTCGTGGGGGCCCTGCGCGTGAAGGCCGCCCAGAACCTGACGCGGCACCGCATCACGCTGGTCCAGGGCTTCGGCAGCTTCGAGGATCCCCACCTGATCCGCGTGCGGAGCGACGACCACCCGGACCGCCTCCTGAGCGCCGACGCCGTCCTGATCGCCACCGGCTCGCGGCCCTTCCGCGCCGGCAGCGTGCCGTTCGACGATCGGCTGGTGCTCGACAGCGACACGGTTCTCCGGATGGACCGCATCCCTCGAAGCCTGGCCGTGGTGGGCGCCGGAGTCATCGGCTGCGAGTACGCGTCGATCTTCTGCGCGCTCGGGATCGAGGTCACGCTGCTGGGGGGCCGCGACCGGCTGCTGCCCTTCCTCGACCACGAGATCTCCGACCGCCTGCGGCTCCAGATGGAGCTCCTCGGCGTCCGCATGCGACTCGGCATCATGGTGGAGCACTACGAGCCGCTGGGCGACCGCGTGCGGCTCTCCCTCTCCGATGGCGAGACCCTCGAGGCCGAGAAGGTCC
This window of the Candidatus Methylomirabilota bacterium genome carries:
- a CDS encoding IlvD/Edd family dehydratase — its product is MASRQLRSELWFGGNDLNGFVHRAWLKAEGFTDDTFRGRPVIGIANSWSEATNCNSHLRTVAEHVKRGVWRAGGFPLEFPVISLSEPLMKPTTMLFRNLMAMDVEECIRALPFDGVVLLSGCDKTTPAMLMGAASADVPAIMVTGGPMLRGMYGTEALGSGTDVWRYWDEFRAGRIGEEAWCEMENCISRSSGHCMVMGTASTMASMAEALGMTLPGNAAIPAADARRLALAEASGKRIVELVAEDLRPSRILTRAAFENAIRVDMAIGGSTNAIVHLAAIAGRVGVPLPLSLFDRMSRETPFIANVRPSGTYLMEDFFYAGGLPAVLHELAPLLHADAVTVTGRGIVENVRTASVRNRDVIVPLDRPLGKEGGTVILYGNLCPDGAVLKQTAASPHLLQHRGRAVVFASKHDLMARIEDPALPVDEASVLVQKLGGPKGAPGMPEWGQLPIPSGLLRRGVKDMVRISDARMSGTSYGTCVLHVSPESAVGGPLALVQDGDEIELDVPNRRLTLHVPDDELGRRRARWTPPRPAFTRGYGKLYLDHVLQAHEGADFDFLRGGPGQDLEPYRPTSH
- a CDS encoding gamma-glutamyltransferase family protein yields the protein MPPHGLAHRPAVGGTRGVVTSAHVLASMAGLEMLLQGGNAVDAAVATAAALNVVEPYMSSLAGCGVMLISSARGRERVALDYTGLTPRAADPTRVRAEELKVGPKAIVTPGNLGGWLAALERFGSMPRARVLAPAIRLAEDGFPLSLKNCEFFQKGEAQLAGSAEGRRLILGNGAPRPGARFVQADLGRTLRDIAEGGAEVLYAGPLGRAIVKAVQDAGGWLSEADLAACRPSWQPPIAGHFRGMELLIPPPPCSGWQLLETLHVLEGVDLKALGHNSGQYLHLFVEAVKLASADRVAYAHPPKPADVPIAGLLSTTYAGRQRERLDWVHAAVSGGERWTRERLPDEILPGHPADFLKEQTTHFAAADPDLTVTVTQSLGSPFGSGFAAPGTGLFLNNFLYWSDLDAESPNYLQPGEQLELMMTPTQGFRNGRCILSIGTPGSFGILQTTPQMILNHLEFGMNIQEAIEAPRVRVYRDRLLDVESRIPEAMRAALAARGHQVNVLHEHGGWSWVVGGAQGLTRDPESGALMGGADPRRDGYAVAI
- the sthA gene encoding Si-specific NAD(P)(+) transhydrogenase, translating into MPAERFDLVVLGCGPAGEKGAAQAAYFGKRVAVVESQPYLGGAGINTGTIPSKTLRETALYFSGLQQRGLYGVDYTVKSDLTVRDFMFREREVVGALRVKAAQNLTRHRITLVQGFGSFEDPHLIRVRSDDHPDRLLSADAVLIATGSRPFRAGSVPFDDRLVLDSDTVLRMDRIPRSLAVVGAGVIGCEYASIFCALGIEVTLLGGRDRLLPFLDHEISDRLRLQMELLGVRMRLGIMVEHYEPLGDRVRLSLSDGETLEAEKVLVAAGRLGNTESLDLPRVGIMPDARGILTVNEHYQTSVPHIYAAGDVIGFPALAAVSMEQARVAMCHAFDLKYKTRVSSLLPIAIYTIPEVGMAGETEETLQAKHIPYCVGRAFFADNARGQIIGELAGEIKLIFSPADQRLFGVHVIGETASELVHVGQVCLQFGGTLDFFIQAVFNYPTLGEAYKYAAYDGLGALARQAAGETSTGTARTPLADQRGV
- a CDS encoding gamma-glutamyltransferase family protein, coding for MPTPPHGRAYRPTIMGTRGCVAAAHPLAAMAGIQLLLDGGTAVDAACATSLALHVVEPYMSGPGGVATILLSRRGMREALVSTGRAPAAADAAAVTAADLKGGPRSIAVPGLPAAILALHERYGTLPRGAVFAPAIRLAEDGFPLTGKNCAFFQTGREQLAYSAEAERTFLPGGRLPRPGTILVQKELGGTLRQLAEGGAEAFYRGPLARAMARAVEERGGWLTEADLAGYAPMWGTPVVAAFRGHEVLVPPPPTNALQLLQTLQLLEGFDLRDFGHNSVEYLHHFIEAVKLASADRVAHGTTRGVLPIAGLLSPRYAAERRRLIDPARAGVSGGERFSSERLPGEILPGHPADFTKEHTTHFAVADADGTVVTVTQTLGSVFGSGVMVPGTGMLLNDSLYWTDLDPASPALLRGGATLETRMSPTQVFRDDTFRLSIGTPGSFGILQTTPQMLLNVVEFGMTIQEAIEAPRVRVYRDRLVDVEGRIPPETREGLAGRGHQVNVIEDWSWVVGGGQGIVRDPESGALQGGADPRRDGYALAI